In Tachysurus fulvidraco isolate hzauxx_2018 chromosome 5, HZAU_PFXX_2.0, whole genome shotgun sequence, the genomic stretch GAAAGGCAGCAGTGCATGCTCTACCATCACAGTTTATATTCAGTATTctataatatttcattataaCTTTTTATGTGACAACGCTGAAGAATTGACACTGTGCTACAATATAAAGTAGTGAATGTACAACTTGTATAACTGtttaaatttgctgtcccctcaaaaaaACTCAAGACatagccattaatgtctaaaccgctggtcacaaaagtgagtacacccttaagtgaaaatgtccaaattgggcccaattatcCATTTTCTCTCCCAGTGCCATGTGAcatgttagtgttacatttacatttataccaCATGCTGTATCCACTAGGACTAAATTACTTAAGTCCCggtctttattttatgtagcaccatggtcctggagaaacattgtctcattgcACTGTTCACTGCAAGAGctatatatggatgaaatgaaaattaaagcATACTGACTTGAATTGAAATCCTGCTCTctcattattaacattttagtcCTCTATTGTgaatactgtagtgtttactcactcactcactcactcactcactcactcactcactcactcactcattttctaccgtttatccgaactacttcgggtctcaggcgtcatcgggcatcaaggcaggatacaccctggacggagtgccaacccatcgcagggcacacacactctcattcactcacacactcacacactatggacaattttccagagatgccaatcaacctaccatgcatgtctttggaccgggggagttaaccggagtacacggaggaaaccccgaggcacggggagaacatgcaaactccacacacacaaggcagaggcgggaatcgaaccccccacacacacactgtagtgttcaGTTTAAACTTACATTTTCCTCCTGTGTTACACTACTTGTGCTCTAGAGGGCAGTAGGGCAGTAGAGGATTTCCTACAGTAAAGCAGAACACACTGACATAGATTAATATATATCATCATTAAAGTTAATACTGGAGAACTAAGAGGAAAAAGAACTCCCACAAAGATGCACACATGAAGAATGCTATAAGAATATTAAACACTCAAACACCTTCATATGATTGTttacacactgtaaaaaaatacaCCTTTGAACAGTGGTTTAGGGTCATggtatattacatttacagcattttgcagacactcttatacagagtgacttacatttttatttcaatttatacacctgagcaactTATGGGCATTTCTCAGGGGCaacttggtgaacctgggattcgaGACAAGGATCTTCCAAACAGTAGttgaacaccttaaccactgagctaccacatcccttatgATAAACCCCATATCTTATGTCTGTAACCtggtgaaccagagttaatgtatttaaaGACTTAAAAGaacttttgtacatcactctggataaggctgtctgccaaatgctgtaaatgtaaaaatgtaaatttaactGACCAGaagcttgtttttgtgtttgaaagCATTTGTATTGTGCCTATAAAGTTCACACATATTTCAGACACACTTCCTACTCAGTTCTTCCTCACACAGATAGAAAGGGAAATGGGTGTAGCATCACTTTATGGTTAAGACACAGATGAAGACACGACACATTCACCGAGCAGAAAAGGGACAGTAACAGAACAGGAGCTTTAATATCTTTCTGAAGTGGAGTTGGTATAGAGATCTGTAAGAGTGAACTCAGGatgaagatcctcctcatcttcaccttCTGTCTGATCTCAGGTAAAGAAATGCACTTCAAAATAATCCTCACTATCAGCAGCAGTGTTACATGAAGGAAGGTTTGACTCAGATggatttttggtgttttgttagATGGAGGAGCCTCAAAGGAAGTAACAGGATATTCAGGAGGAGGAATCCTTATCAAGTGCAAGTATGATACAGAATACAAAGATAatcaaaaatatttctgtaagggTTCATGGTCAGTCTGTTCTGACCAAATAAAGACAGGAGATAAAAACCAGTGGGTAAATTCTGGAAGATTCTCACTGTTTGATGACACCAATTCATCAGAGTTCtgggtgatgatcagagagctcaCTGTACAGGACACTGGGACGTACcagtgtggagttgatagaaCTTCAGTGATAGACATTTACACACCGGTGGAACTGAAGGTAAAGGAAGGTGAGTCTCCGACCACTGTTTACCTTTCTGTTTTTAGTGTCATTAAGAGACATGGAAAATAAGTAACTCtactttgttttaatttaaagagaATTTTCAGTCCCAAGAATaattatttgtctatttttcccttgtaaacttaaaaaaaaaaaaaaattactttaaattcccacaatgttttttttttaaatatatttataaatcttgTCTGCTTTGTTTGAAAACTAATAACAAATAACCTGTAATTGATCATCAGAGCAAAAGGACTGCATATATGACTTAATTGATcttcatacacatacagtagttagtGATTAATTGAGTTGACCATGATTTGATTTTGAACTTGCTCCTAACAGGGTCCTTGGTCTCTAGAGAAGTGACTGCATATGCAGGGGGAAGAATTAACATCAAATACAGATATGAGGATGAATATAAAGACAAATCAAAATCATTCTGTAAGATCGgaacacatcagtggtgttttaatcaaaaacaaacaaaactgaacagTGAATGGTCACATGATGGCAAATTCTCAATTCATGACAACAGAACTGCAGGattcttcagtgtgtttatcagAGAGCTGATTATAGAGGACACAGGAATATACgcgtgtggtggtgttgtgtctgATAATCTGGCGGTCTACACTGTAGTGACACTGAATGTAACAGAAGGTGAGGAGCATTAATTATGTGTTTTAAGCAGAAGAAACATGTGGTCATATTTCTATgcaaatatactgtagaactGTGTATGAGTTGTTTATCGGAGCTaggacacaaatacacatgtaaaCTGATCTGTTTGGTTTGCAGATCTGTGCTATGAAAAGTCCATCAGTGAGATTGTCCATGTAGGAGGAGATTTAACTGTCAGATGTAAATACCCACAATCCCTCAGGAGTGACCCCAAGTTTCTCTGCAGGGGGATGCAAGATTTTGCTTGTTCTTATAAGGACTCTGTTAAAGATAGTAGAAAAAATATAACTTTTGGGAAATTCTTTCTGTTTgatgacagagaaaaacaaatcttcACTGTAAGTATTAGAGATGTAACTAAGCAGGACTCTGAATACTGGTGTGGAGCTGAAAAAGCCTGGACATCTGATCATGGATACAAGGTTTATTTCACACGGATCAAACTGACAGTCACTGGTGAGTTTGTAGAGACGTGTAGACACACTGTGTAACTTTTCTGTTATTACAGATGCTTTGTTTTATAGCACATACTCAGTACACATCCTAACTAAGACTAATTTGTGATATTAATAGCAGTTCTGAATAGAAAATTCAAATATAGTACAAATATAGCAgttatttttttggaaacaaGCTTTTAACCACAATGAACTGAAGTGACCTACTTGATATTATCCTTTAATCTTCAGACTTCTGTTTTCAGACTAACAGATGTGATAAGCAGATTTTTATTAGGCTCAAATCAGTTCttcctgtgcatgtgtgtttttgcttcacTACACTTCCTGTTACTTAgatatattaaaagcaacagaGCAATTGCTCACATCAACCTGTAACTGCTGATTTTGTCAGCTAACAGAAGTCAGTATTTTTGAAGTTCCACACATACAAAGTGTATAAtgtgtctgttgtgttgtaTCTGTACTGCTGTCAGTCATACACTAGATTCACTCACTTAATATCATTCATTATCTAACTGAATTAGATCCATATATTCCAGTTTCAACCTCACAACCTCAAAACCgcccttcatcatcatcatcatcatcatcatcatcatcatcatcatcatcatcatccccacTTCTTCTTCTCACAGATAAAAACTCTGATAAAAAATCCTTGTCTACTCCAGCTTCTCCTCCAGCAGGTGATTTTGCTTAGATGCACATAGTCTAACTATCAATACTTGATGAATCTGATCCCATTTGATAAACTGactgtctgtttctcttccaGGATTTCCAGCTTCCACTGTTATcactgtgtctgtaattctgcttCTGTTTCTGATTGGAACCATAACCATCTTCTTGGCTCTACAAAAGAGACGAAAGTTTCaaggtacagtacacacagacacaaaaacacagcacatacaCAATGCAGTTAAtcattttaacaaattaattttgTGTGACTGGATCATGGTTATTAGCAATGCTACCTCAGTACTCCAACTTATTTAGTCCAGAGTTTGGGTTGCTGTTTGTGTGAATTATTTTCCATGTAGATTGGAGGCTTTAAATGACCcctaggtgtgtgtgcgtgtgtgtgtttgtgtgtgtgtttgtgtgtgtgtgtgtgtgtgtgtgtgtgtgtgtgtgtgtgtgtgtgtgtgtgtgtgtgtgtgtgtgtgtgtgtgttttgaatgagTGGTTCCCTGAATAAGTGTCTGCTCCACCACGACTGACTAAAACTTCAACAATTCCTGACGTTCCTGAATCTAATAATCTGCTAACCAAATTATTTCGTCATGTCTGATTTTAGAAGACACAATGTACATctgagtgcagtgtgtgttttctatttaCCTCAGTGAATTAGTCAAAAACAGGATTTTTTCATGCTCACCTGGAGGAGCAATGACAGTGATGCTGTCGATTTACCACTTTACTGCTTCTTTCAGCAGATTCAGCCTCTACTACTTCTAGCCAAGACCCAGGAAACCAAGTGGTAATTGAtaaatcattgtgtgtgttcagtaccaaAACTTATcttatggaagaaaaaaaatcccataaatttgtttctgtttctctttgctcTCAGGTTCCTCTTGATATCTGTGAATATGAAGAGATTAAAGACAGCAGACGACTTTCTGCCTCAAATGCTGGAAATTTCACAATTTACTCTACAGCTGAACTACCCACAATCCCCTCTGATCATCACACAGTTTATGCAAATTCAAAGTTACCCACAAGCCCCTACGATTCTGCTGTTTACCCTACTGCTCAACTGCCCACAATCCACTCTGATCAGGACATCTACTCTACAGCTCAGTTACCTACACGTCTCTCGGCTGCAGAATCTGATGAAGGTCTGAATTACACATCAGTGAGTTTTCATGCCAAATCCACCAGCTCTAATGATGCAGCTGCAAAGATTATCTTTAAGAAGACAGAGGTCTTGTGTGACTACGATTCACTTAGTCATGTTACTTCATCTGGCTAGTTTATCATTATTACTCCACGTATGTGTTGCTGGAACTATTaccttgttcttttttttttaatttgctctTGGTCATTTCCCTTAACCAGTGAGGATGAAAGCTTATCCcttttctatcttttttgtTGACACTTTCTTCTGGCTGTTTAACAAACAATAATTTTTGATAACTATCCTTGgaccattgtttttttttatttaagacgATCACAGCTTAAATTGTACTTTAAACAGTAACTATTATTAAGCCGTATTGAggcattgtgtttatttaaagcagGCATTCACTGTGGCCGTCTGTTAATGTGGTGCTTGATGTTTTATTGTGGTtgaaatgtgtttgtgattgAACTGTTAAGAGAGGCTATCACAGTTTACTTCTGCTTTAGGCTACGGCCTGGAGAATTTCTGGAGAATCTCCATCATAATCAGTTGAGAGACAGTTAAAGCATGGAATTAGTACCATGTTAACATGTGTAAGTTAAATTAATACTCATTTAAATACTCAAGCGTTTGATAAATAAACAAGAGTTTGGTTTTCATTCTTGGTTTGAAGATAGTGACTCAGCTGTACAGACAGTCAGGAGAAGTTCAGTCCAGCACCATGGGACAGAAGATTCTAATGGCATCTGACTTGAACCTTGAGAGATAGTAGGTCAAGTCCAGCCATtatgattgagagagagagagagagagagagagagagagagagagagagagagagagagagaggcagacagacagacagactcagagacagacagacagacagacagacagacagacagacagacagacagacagacagagtcagagagagagagagagacagacagacagacagagtcagagagagagagacagagtcagagacagacagacagacagacagagtcagagacagacagacagacagacagagagagacagagtcagagacagacagacagacagacagacagagagagacagagtcagagacagacagacagagagagacagagtcagagacagacagacagacagacagacagacagacagagagagagagacagagtcagagacagacagacagacagacacagagagagagagagagagagagagagagagagagagagagagagagagagagaggctggaaTGACAGGTATGTTGGTGCCTGTTTTTCTTCTCAAACCTGCTCTGTGAgtgaagccccgcccctaaaCACCTGGAAGGTGACAGTGACTCACTCGAACCCAGCACACACATCCTCATAGTGTGTCAATCTGCTTGGTTTGCTTAAAGTGTAATAACTTTTCAcgaattctttttaaaaaaaaaatgagcaaagGTCGTCTGTGGACGGAGGAGCAGTTTAACTGCCCCGTTTGTCTCGACTTGCCGCATGAGCCCGTGACGATCCCGTGCGGTCACAGCTACTGCATGGCGTGCATCACCGACTACTGGGACTCTGAGCGCAGAAAGAGCGGCTCATGCAGCTGCCCTGAATGTCGCCAGACCTTCGACCCTCGTCCAACGCTGTGCCGTAACACTATGCTCGCGGAGGCCGTGGAGCAGCTCCGCGTAGGAAACCTCAGCTCCACAGCACGCGAGTCCATCCGTAACGCGCACCGTGCAGCCGACTCTGCGTCCGCGCGTGGTGCGCAAGAGCGAAAAGCCGTCACCAAACAGCTTCCTGCCTCGAGTGTGCCGTGTGACCGGTGCATGGAGCCGAGAGCGGCCGTGAAAACCTGCCTGACGTGTATGGCGTCCTTCTGCGAGAGCCACATGAAGCCGCACCAGACGCAGGCCAAGCTAAAGAGCCACGAGCTCATCGCGCCCACCGGAGACCTGACGCAGAAGATCTGCCCCGAGCACAAGTACCTGCAGGAGTTCTACTGCCGCTCGTGCCAAGTCTATATCTGCTGGCTGTGCACGAGCAACCAGCACAAAGACCACGAGACCTTGTCTACTCAGGCGGAGCGCACAGAGAAACAGGTGAAGATTTAAAGCTTTGCAATGAGTCGACTCTTTTAATTGAATCAGTTAGACGGACTCACTGAGTCTAATTGCATTTCTGATCATTTTAGATCATTAAAACTGCCATAGAGCCGAAAGAGTCGATTCATGTGACTCAGTGAAAAGAGCTGGAATTTCCATCACTGCTTCAGTTTCCTGCTCTGACAGATACTAactttatagttacatttaatcttGTGGAACATCCTGGAAAGAAGTTAGCTCTTAGATATAGCAGTTGTAAACAGTCGTTTCCTCAACTTCCTCACGTTTTTCACTTTCTTCACGTAAATAAAGCAAATGATTGCAGCTTGTCCTTTTAATCAGAAACcaaaaagtcttttgtttccTCCTCTGTCCAGAAAACCATTTTAACAGTTCAGGCAGAGAATCTGCAGAAgctgcatgagagagagaaggaactCAAAGACATGAAGAAAGTCCTGGAGACCCTCAAGGTGACCAACATTAGTTCAATAAAACACTCTTTCACCTCTTCAAACCCAgattaaaataactaacagtTTGTGAATTCCATAAACACACCTCATGCtattcatacacatacactcagttCTTACTGTATGTTAGAGCCATCACACAAGTTAAACaggtctgaatgtgtgtgtgtgtgtgtgtgtgtgtgtgtgtgtgtgtgtgtgtgtgtgtgtgtgtgtgtgtgtgtgtgtgtgtgtgtgtgtacgtgtgtgtgtgtgtgtgtgtgtgtgtgtgtgtgtgtgtgtgtgtgtgtgtgtgtgtgtgttcagctttcATCCGAGTCAGTGAGCGAGGAGACAGACAAGGTGCTCTGTGAGCTTCAGCACTCAGTGCAGCGTATGGCAGATCTGATCCAGCAGGTGATGAGCTCTACTGGGCAAGAGAAGATCAGCGAGGCCCAGCAGCTGGTGGACAAACTGGAGAAGGAGATCAGTCAGCTGAGGAAGAAAGACTCTGATTTAAAAGAGCTTGTGACATGTCAGGACAATATCTACTTTCTCAAGGTACAGTACCTAaacataaaccttttttttttttaatttttaaaaataaaaacatgacaaatcCAGAGTTGGCTCCGTAGCTCACTGCACGTCAGGTCACTTGTAGTAGAAACAAAGACTGGGAAAGTGAAAGTATTGATAATGTGTCATGATACTTTTAAATGTCTttgaaatatgaataaaataatctaaaatgtaaataaaattctaataaaagtCATAGGATCCTATTGTATGGATGTACAGCATCCAGTCACTGGCAGGGTTAAAGTACAGAAAGCCATAGGGGTCAGAACGTTTTAGGTGTACATGCCAGAAATGACCCGAGGCAGCAGAACTAATACTAATGACATCACCTCGTTACATTCAATGTGCGAAGAAGATAAAACAGCGTATCTTTTGTTAGCAGACCACCAAGCTCAAAAAAGCTACTTTAACCACACATAACCACTGTACGGTTACAACCCTGAGTGTCCATATTTCTGTACAAGCTAGCTCACTAGCAATAGATATATGTAGAGTGATAGCTGTAACAATAATGATTACCTTCTTACAAAAGATTTGTATGATCAGTGATATAGAGTTGTACAGTACTCGgttaaggggggcacggtggcttagtgattagcacgtttgcctcacacctccagtgttgg encodes the following:
- the LOC125138436 gene encoding CMRF35-like molecule 8 isoform X1, translated to MKILLIFTFCLISDGGASKEVTGYSGGGILIKCKYDTEYKDNQKYFCKGSWSVCSDQIKTGDKNQWVNSGRFSLFDDTNSSEFWVMIRELTVQDTGTYQCGVDRTSVIDIYTPVELKVKEGSLVSREVTAYAGGRINIKYRYEDEYKDKSKSFCKIGTHQWCFNQKQTKLNSEWSHDGKFSIHDNRTAGFFSVFIRELIIEDTGIYACGGVVSDNLAVYTVVTLNVTEGEEH
- the LOC125138436 gene encoding CMRF35-like molecule 9 isoform X2 translates to MKILLIFTFCLISDGGASKEVTGYSGGGILIKCKYDTEYKDNQKYFCKGSWSVCSDQIKTGDKNQWVNSGRFSLFDDTNSSEFWVMIRELTVQDTGTYQCGVDRTSVIDIYTPVELKGPWSLEK